GGTGATGGACAATTTCAAGACGTATGAAAATTACGAGAGGGACCTTTtcgatggaaaaaaattggtgaCAAAAAAAGAGTTGGAAAATTACATCGATAGATACTTAACAGAGAATGGAATAACAGATAATGTAAAAATCGAATTCAAGGAAGACTTAATATCTGcagtgaaaattttaaaaaaaaaaaaacaatattttttacatttacaaaGCCGCAAAAGtgttaaggaaaaaatgatgctTTCCTTGTGCAATCACGAAATAGGGACGCATTTACTACGCATGATAAATCATGATAGGAACAATTTAGACATGTATAATTTTCGTTCCTGTTCTGCCACTGAAGAAGGATTAGCTGTGATTAATTCGATGTATCCCTTCCGAAGAAATCACCTCTTCCTTGTTTTTCCAgccataaaatatttaaccgTTTGCTTGGGCAACTTTTACCCCTTTTCaaagctgtttttttttttaaacactttTGTAAAGGACGTGGACACATGTTTTAAGATGTGCGCGCGGGTTAAACGAGGACTAAAGGACACAGCCACCCCTGGCAGTGTTTACCACGATCAGTTATACTTCATCGGTTCGTACAGCATCTTAAAGTGGCACAAGAGCATCAACTTTCAGTTGCTATATTCGGGGAACATCGGGTTAAGGTGCC
The DNA window shown above is from Plasmodium vivax chromosome 9, whole genome shotgun sequence and carries:
- a CDS encoding hypothetical protein, conserved (encoded by transcript PVX_091290A) produces the protein MDAAKRKTHGGTHDGTHSGEDINPLANFPHPSYVKLLIIPDEELLNLVDTFIEAIFNEATYTKTLQKMNIKKKCIITNLLEAQQQFYKSNMKENPMFLYNISDEEVKNIFNKTNGEKIDFHLFHEARRIIQMVMDNFKTYENYERDLFDGKKLVTKKELENYIDRYLTENGITDNVKIEFKEDLISAVKILKKKKQYFLHLQSRKSVKEKMMLSLCNHEIGTHLLRMINHDRNNLDMYNFRSCSATEEGLAVINSMYPFRRNHLFLVFPAIKYLTVCLGNFYPFSKLFFFLNTFVKDVDTCFKMCARVKRGLKDTATPGSVYHDQLYFIGSYSILKWHKSINFQLLYSGNIGLRCLNSVSNYVDVKDNMLPFFLSDEEKVSTYLKFLSEVSYLNGITPASCSFIDNG